A window of Dyella terrae contains these coding sequences:
- the fliS gene encoding flagellar export chaperone FliS: MAFGYGAGAYQQVRSHGGVESADAHGLIAMLMDGAIERLIRARSHMERGEIAAKADVMTRIMDIVSELRGSLDTKVESPLVGQLSALYDYMGNRLLHANLHNDVTAVDEVHRLLKQLRDAWKQVPTEARTKSAAP, translated from the coding sequence ATGGCATTCGGATACGGCGCAGGCGCCTACCAGCAAGTACGTTCCCACGGCGGCGTCGAATCGGCCGACGCCCACGGCCTGATCGCCATGCTGATGGACGGCGCGATCGAGCGCCTGATTCGCGCGCGCAGCCACATGGAGCGCGGCGAGATTGCCGCCAAGGCTGACGTGATGACCCGAATCATGGATATCGTGTCCGAACTGCGTGGCAGCCTGGATACCAAGGTGGAGTCGCCCCTGGTCGGCCAGCTCAGCGCGCTCTACGACTACATGGGCAACCGCCTGCTGCACGCGAACCTGCATAACGACGTCACCGCGGTGGATGAAGTCCATCGTCTGCTCAAGCAGCTGCGTGATGCCTGGAAGCAGGTGCCCACGGAAGCCCGCACCAAGAGTGCCGCGCCGTGA
- the fliF gene encoding flagellar basal-body MS-ring/collar protein FliF — MAENAIAETGNGSRLDPLKNLAQSPATRQLLLLVGVAAAVAFGVAVVLWSRGPNYGLLYAGLDQKDAAAITQALQSSNTPYQLGPDGASISVPASDLPAVRLKLAAQGLPQGSAGTSSALPAGDSPFGMSDLAERTRYQQMLETDLGNTIAGLQSVRAARVHLALPKPSAFIRDNRQASASVLVTLYSGRQLDASQVAAIVHLVASSVPELDARQVSVVDQQGQLLTVNDPDSAGAVGDARLRLATRMENTYAQRIEELLTPLVGPGKVRAQVYADLDFSATEKAVETYNHENPALRSEQTSSETRKDGNAGAVPGALSNQPPNTVAQPTAAKPGAPGAAGANATASTANASGESSSSATRNYELDRTVSHTSDPAGRLARLTVAVVVDNKWMPGDKGAGKSVAFTPQELEHLTELTKNAVGFNQTRGDSVSVINQAFHKAPGEDAAPEMPFWQRPGMLDLMKQGGGVLIALIIAFGLLRPLLRGVFKGPGTQVATLPAAVPTVSVRIDDPEDDDAQLPGRLASPQGINYETRVNIAKRMVAENPKQVAQVVRNWVGEDGG, encoded by the coding sequence ATGGCAGAAAACGCCATCGCGGAGACCGGCAACGGCTCTCGCCTGGACCCACTGAAGAACCTCGCGCAGAGCCCGGCAACGCGGCAGCTGTTACTGCTCGTGGGCGTCGCGGCGGCGGTGGCGTTCGGCGTGGCGGTGGTGCTGTGGTCGCGCGGGCCGAACTATGGCCTGCTGTATGCGGGGCTGGACCAGAAAGATGCCGCGGCCATCACGCAGGCCCTGCAGTCGTCCAACACGCCTTATCAACTGGGTCCGGATGGTGCGTCGATTTCCGTGCCCGCGTCGGATCTTCCGGCCGTTCGCCTGAAGCTCGCCGCGCAAGGTCTTCCGCAGGGCAGTGCCGGCACCAGCAGCGCGCTTCCGGCTGGCGATTCGCCGTTCGGCATGAGCGATCTGGCCGAGCGCACGCGCTACCAGCAGATGCTGGAAACCGACCTGGGCAACACGATCGCGGGATTGCAGTCGGTGCGCGCGGCGCGCGTGCACCTGGCGTTGCCGAAGCCGTCGGCATTCATTCGCGATAACCGCCAGGCGAGCGCGTCCGTGCTGGTAACGCTGTATTCGGGACGCCAGCTCGATGCCTCCCAGGTGGCGGCCATCGTTCACCTGGTCGCGTCCAGCGTGCCGGAGCTCGATGCGCGTCAAGTCTCCGTCGTCGATCAGCAGGGGCAGTTGCTCACGGTCAACGATCCGGACAGCGCCGGTGCCGTCGGTGATGCGCGCCTTCGCCTGGCGACTCGCATGGAGAACACCTATGCACAGCGCATCGAAGAACTGCTGACACCGCTCGTGGGTCCGGGCAAGGTGCGCGCGCAGGTCTACGCCGATCTGGACTTCAGCGCGACCGAGAAGGCCGTTGAGACCTACAACCACGAAAACCCCGCGCTGCGCAGCGAACAGACGAGCAGCGAAACGCGCAAGGATGGCAACGCAGGCGCGGTGCCGGGTGCGTTGAGCAACCAGCCGCCCAATACGGTGGCGCAGCCGACCGCCGCCAAGCCGGGCGCGCCGGGTGCCGCAGGTGCCAACGCCACGGCCAGCACGGCCAATGCCTCGGGCGAAAGCTCCAGCAGCGCCACGCGCAACTATGAACTCGATCGCACCGTCAGCCATACGAGTGATCCGGCGGGGCGACTCGCACGCCTCACCGTCGCCGTCGTGGTCGACAATAAGTGGATGCCTGGCGACAAGGGTGCCGGCAAGAGCGTGGCCTTCACGCCGCAGGAACTCGAACACCTCACCGAACTGACCAAGAATGCCGTCGGCTTCAACCAGACGCGCGGCGACAGCGTCAGCGTGATCAACCAGGCCTTCCACAAGGCCCCGGGTGAAGACGCTGCCCCGGAAATGCCCTTCTGGCAGCGACCGGGCATGCTCGACCTGATGAAGCAGGGTGGTGGCGTGTTGATCGCCCTGATCATCGCCTTCGGATTGCTTCGTCCCTTGCTGCGCGGTGTGTTCAAGGGGCCGGGCACGCAGGTGGCGACCTTGCCGGCCGCCGTGCCGACGGTTTCGGTGCGCATCGATGATCCGGAAGACGACGATGCGCAATTGCCGGGCCGCCTGGCATCGCCGCAGGGCATCAATTACGAAACGCGCGTGAACATCGCCAAGCGCATGGTCGCCGAGAATCCCAAGCAGGTCGCGCAGGTCGTGCGCAACTGGGTCGGCGAGGACGGTGGCTGA
- a CDS encoding flagellar protein FliT, with translation MSSLLAQAVCLSEEMLQSARSEDWDSLALQEAQREIVLQRAAEQGERDHEAVGTLIRLNDELRDTVRRARDLVADEWQRANGRAQAIAAYLSA, from the coding sequence GTGAGTTCGCTCCTGGCCCAGGCGGTGTGCCTCAGCGAAGAAATGCTGCAATCGGCGCGCAGCGAGGATTGGGACAGCCTTGCGCTGCAGGAAGCCCAGCGCGAGATCGTGCTCCAGCGGGCGGCAGAGCAGGGCGAACGCGATCACGAAGCGGTCGGTACGCTGATCCGCCTCAATGACGAGTTGCGCGACACGGTGCGTCGCGCCCGCGACCTCGTGGCCGACGAATGGCAGCGTGCCAACGGGCGCGCCCAGGCCATCGCCGCTTATTTGAGCGCCTGA
- a CDS encoding flagellin — protein MVMSVTTNISSLNAQNNLAKTQSKLSTAIERLSSGMRINSAKDDAAGLAISTRFTTQINGLNQAIRNANDGISLAQTTESALNEVTNNLQRIRELSVQAANATNSDSDRSALDAEVQQRLAEITRISQQTTFNGRHVLDGTFGTAAFQVGANVGQTISVNLSQGTGSSQVGQTAASSTGDISSLFKDGKVTLASGDLKFTTGASGSTTDTEITGTFNDVNSLAAAINAQSATTKISATVTNGELKLANGDAANDATIVDGKGLVGATTIAKSASVTTTGATDGFSKGLTLAAGDLTIQGVDMAGTYKDAQSFVDTLNAKGVDGLSAFYDSTTNSIHLNSQKDLVVDGTKSGTGTGNLGFSGAGGSAIAIGGSLEDSSVKTVSGANDTISRVDAALSSISSMRSDLGAIQNRFDSTISNLQTISQNLDSSRSQIQDADFAQETANMSSANILQQAGVSVLAQANSSTQAVLKLLQ, from the coding sequence ATGGTCATGTCCGTTACCACCAACATCAGCTCGCTGAATGCCCAGAACAACCTGGCCAAGACGCAGAGCAAGCTGAGCACCGCCATCGAGCGTCTGTCTTCCGGTATGCGCATCAACAGCGCGAAGGACGACGCCGCCGGTCTCGCCATTTCGACCCGCTTCACCACGCAGATCAACGGCCTGAACCAGGCCATCCGCAACGCCAACGACGGCATCTCGCTCGCCCAGACCACCGAGTCGGCGCTGAACGAAGTGACCAACAACCTGCAGCGCATCCGCGAGCTGTCGGTCCAGGCCGCCAACGCCACCAACTCGGACAGCGACCGTTCGGCGCTCGACGCCGAAGTGCAGCAGCGTCTGGCTGAAATCACCCGTATCTCGCAGCAGACCACCTTCAACGGCCGCCACGTCCTCGACGGCACGTTCGGCACGGCTGCTTTCCAGGTCGGCGCCAACGTCGGTCAGACCATCTCGGTCAACCTGAGCCAGGGCACCGGTTCGTCGCAGGTCGGCCAGACCGCCGCCAGCTCGACGGGTGACATCAGCTCGCTGTTCAAGGATGGCAAGGTCACGCTGGCTTCGGGCGACCTGAAGTTCACCACGGGTGCTTCCGGTTCGACGACCGACACCGAGATCACCGGCACGTTCAACGACGTCAACAGCCTGGCTGCCGCGATCAATGCGCAGTCGGCCACGACGAAGATCTCGGCGACCGTGACCAACGGCGAGCTGAAGCTGGCCAACGGCGACGCCGCCAACGACGCTACCATCGTTGATGGCAAGGGCCTTGTCGGCGCCACCACCATCGCCAAGAGCGCCAGCGTCACCACCACGGGTGCGACGGACGGCTTCTCCAAGGGCCTGACGCTCGCTGCTGGCGACCTGACCATCCAGGGCGTGGACATGGCTGGCACCTACAAGGACGCACAGTCCTTCGTGGACACTCTGAACGCCAAGGGCGTCGACGGCCTGTCGGCTTTCTACGACTCGACCACCAACTCGATCCACCTGAACTCGCAGAAGGATCTCGTGGTTGACGGCACCAAGTCCGGCACCGGCACGGGTAACCTGGGCTTCTCGGGTGCTGGCGGCAGCGCCATCGCCATCGGTGGCAGCCTGGAAGACAGCAGCGTGAAGACCGTCAGCGGCGCCAACGACACGATCAGCCGCGTCGATGCCGCCCTGTCGTCGATCAGCTCCATGCGCAGCGACCTGGGTGCAATCCAGAACCGCTTCGATTCGACGATCTCCAACCTGCAGACCATCTCGCAGAACCTGGACTCCTCGCGTAGCCAGATCCAGGACGCTGACTTCGCTCAGGAAACCGCGAACATGTCGTCCGCGAACATCCTGCAGCAGGCAGGCGTGTCGGTGCTGGCCCAGGCCAACTCCTCCACCCAGGCTGTGCTGAAGCTCCTGCAGTAA
- a CDS encoding PilZ domain-containing protein produces the protein MNTPSLDDFNQLLACDGDWLVEADSLAGEPDERVLAGYADRNVSALTFMDVFESRRAEPADEEDPLAVEIARMDAKLNALIQIVNRMLVPDATTRTRMALRFNALGALVPSVVLPGSDYVVLRIRMDACPSLPLELPARVAQRFADGNDFVGFLGVTEGLREGLERMVFRHHRRRVAVARQGQASQA, from the coding sequence ATGAACACCCCATCCCTGGACGATTTCAACCAGTTGCTTGCATGCGATGGCGACTGGCTCGTGGAAGCCGACTCGTTGGCCGGCGAACCCGATGAGCGCGTACTGGCCGGCTACGCCGACCGCAATGTTTCGGCACTGACCTTCATGGACGTGTTCGAATCGCGCCGTGCCGAGCCTGCCGACGAGGAAGACCCGCTCGCGGTCGAAATCGCGCGCATGGACGCCAAGCTCAACGCGCTGATCCAGATCGTCAATCGCATGCTGGTACCCGATGCCACCACACGCACGCGCATGGCGTTGCGCTTCAATGCGTTGGGTGCGCTCGTCCCTTCAGTCGTTTTGCCTGGCAGCGACTACGTAGTTCTACGTATTCGCATGGATGCCTGTCCCAGCCTGCCGCTCGAGTTGCCGGCACGTGTCGCGCAGCGATTTGCGGATGGGAATGATTTCGTAGGGTTCCTGGGTGTCACTGAAGGTCTGCGCGAGGGTCTGGAACGTATGGTTTTTCGTCACCACCGACGCAGAGTGGCAGTCGCCCGCCAGGGCCAAGCGTCTCAGGCGTGA
- the flgL gene encoding flagellar hook-associated protein FlgL, whose amino-acid sequence MRISTSYMAQQSVNTMLEGQSNLADLQNRINSGKRINSPSDDPVGATRALELTHMTADVAQYQRNITAANARLGLEDSALSASTDALTRVRTLLLEGMNGTQTDATRADIAAELTQIRTQLMGLANGKDGAGDFLFAGNQVGSQPFSVQSGNVVYTGDNGQRMIAAGPGMQVVTGDSGASVFMNIPTGNGTFQVSVPSTNTGSAVAGTLTVTDKSQWDNANYSIVFTAPDTYEVRDAGNNVVSNGTYTDTGSAVVAFKGVQVAISGKPAAGDTFNVAPSGQQDIFSTLGNIIDALKMPGGGADMQNALNQQFSNLDQAMDTITQTRSAIGGRMNALDQQASLNSDLTLQYQTALSDVQDLDYYDAISQLNLQNSALQAAQLTYTKVHSSSLFDYLR is encoded by the coding sequence ATGCGCATCTCCACCAGCTACATGGCCCAGCAGTCGGTCAACACGATGCTCGAAGGGCAGTCGAACCTGGCCGACCTGCAGAACCGCATCAACAGCGGCAAGCGCATCAACAGTCCGTCGGACGATCCGGTGGGTGCGACGCGCGCCCTGGAGCTGACGCACATGACGGCGGATGTCGCGCAGTACCAGCGCAACATCACGGCAGCCAACGCACGCCTGGGTCTCGAAGATTCGGCGCTTTCGGCATCGACCGACGCCCTGACGCGTGTGCGCACGCTGCTGCTCGAAGGCATGAACGGCACGCAGACCGACGCGACGCGTGCCGACATCGCCGCCGAACTCACCCAGATCCGCACGCAGCTCATGGGCCTGGCCAATGGCAAGGACGGCGCCGGTGATTTCCTCTTTGCCGGCAACCAGGTCGGTTCGCAGCCGTTCTCGGTGCAGAGCGGCAACGTGGTCTACACCGGTGACAACGGCCAGCGCATGATCGCCGCCGGCCCGGGCATGCAGGTGGTCACGGGCGATTCCGGTGCATCCGTTTTCATGAACATCCCGACCGGCAATGGCACCTTCCAGGTGTCTGTTCCGTCGACCAATACCGGCAGTGCCGTGGCCGGTACGCTCACGGTGACCGACAAGTCGCAGTGGGACAACGCCAACTACAGCATTGTGTTCACCGCCCCGGATACGTACGAAGTGCGCGACGCTGGCAACAACGTCGTCAGCAATGGCACCTATACCGATACCGGCAGCGCCGTCGTGGCGTTCAAGGGCGTGCAGGTGGCGATTTCCGGCAAGCCCGCCGCAGGCGACACGTTCAATGTGGCGCCGTCGGGCCAGCAGGACATCTTCTCCACGCTGGGCAACATCATCGATGCACTGAAGATGCCCGGTGGCGGCGCGGATATGCAGAACGCGCTGAACCAGCAGTTCTCCAATCTTGACCAGGCCATGGACACGATCACGCAGACGCGTTCGGCCATCGGCGGTCGCATGAATGCGCTCGACCAGCAGGCGTCCCTCAACAGCGATCTGACCTTGCAGTACCAGACCGCGCTGTCGGACGTGCAGGATCTGGATTACTACGACGCCATCAGCCAGCTGAACCTGCAGAACTCGGCATTGCAGGCGGCGCAGCTGACGTACACCAAGGTGCACAGTTCGTCTTTGTTTGATTACTTGCGTTGA
- the fliD gene encoding flagellar filament capping protein FliD yields MTVAITVNSTSSNTGTLSAAGVGSGLDVNTLVSQLVAAKKTPLQNQIDSQKSTAQTQLSGIGQVSAALTALQSALSALTTGTAFAGHTVSTGDKTIVTATAAAAATGKAGAVNGSYNIKVTQLATAMKASSGAFTDANTKVGTGTLTISAGGKTMNVDIDSSVNSLASIRDKINKASDNPGVTATIVTGTDGAHLVLRSTKTGEDNGFTVSSSGGDGGLAALNYDPAATDGNGLSIVDKPLNAQYTIDGMDGSSDSNSVTAIDGLTISLLTTGSTTVNVTSDMSSATSAVNTFVTAYNSFATLYKNLTAYDKTSGSAGALIGDATLNSIKSTLTGILSGPANGTSLSQLGVAFQLDGTLKVDNDKLTAALGSDGDKVKSLFGGDKGLGAALKAPLNSWVGPTGILVTRTSNLNKQITSLADQQTDLDNRMDALTKRYTQQFTALDTMLTKLNNTSSYLTQQFDAMSNANKK; encoded by the coding sequence ATGACCGTGGCTATTACCGTCAACAGTACGTCCTCCAACACCGGCACGCTCAGCGCAGCAGGCGTCGGATCCGGCCTTGACGTGAACACCCTGGTCTCGCAGCTCGTTGCTGCGAAGAAGACCCCGCTCCAGAACCAGATCGACAGCCAGAAGAGCACCGCGCAGACGCAGCTCTCCGGCATCGGCCAGGTTTCGGCCGCCCTCACGGCCTTGCAGTCGGCGCTGTCCGCACTGACCACCGGCACGGCGTTCGCCGGCCACACCGTGAGCACGGGCGACAAGACCATCGTCACCGCCACGGCCGCTGCGGCTGCCACCGGCAAGGCCGGCGCAGTCAATGGCAGCTACAACATCAAGGTCACCCAGCTGGCGACCGCGATGAAGGCGTCGTCCGGCGCATTCACTGACGCCAACACGAAGGTCGGTACCGGCACGCTCACCATTTCGGCGGGCGGCAAGACCATGAACGTCGATATCGACAGTTCGGTCAATTCGCTCGCGTCCATTCGCGACAAGATCAACAAGGCCAGTGACAACCCGGGTGTCACGGCCACCATCGTCACCGGCACGGATGGCGCGCATCTGGTCCTGCGCAGCACCAAGACCGGTGAGGACAACGGCTTCACGGTCAGCAGCAGTGGTGGCGACGGCGGCCTCGCGGCGCTGAACTACGACCCGGCCGCGACCGACGGCAACGGCCTGAGCATTGTCGACAAGCCGCTGAATGCGCAGTACACCATCGATGGCATGGATGGCAGCAGCGACAGCAACTCGGTGACGGCGATCGATGGCCTCACCATCAGCCTGCTGACCACCGGCAGCACCACGGTCAACGTCACCAGCGACATGTCCTCGGCCACCAGCGCCGTGAACACGTTTGTCACCGCGTACAACAGCTTTGCGACGCTCTACAAAAACCTCACCGCCTACGACAAGACCAGCGGCTCGGCCGGCGCCCTCATCGGCGACGCCACGCTCAACAGCATCAAGAGCACGCTGACCGGCATCCTCAGCGGTCCGGCCAACGGCACCTCGCTCAGCCAGCTTGGCGTGGCATTCCAGCTGGACGGCACGCTCAAAGTCGACAACGACAAGCTCACCGCAGCGCTTGGCAGCGATGGCGACAAGGTGAAGTCGCTGTTTGGTGGCGACAAGGGCCTGGGTGCGGCACTCAAGGCCCCGCTCAACAGCTGGGTCGGCCCCACCGGCATCCTGGTCACGCGCACGTCCAACCTCAACAAGCAGATCACCAGCCTGGCCGATCAGCAGACCGACCTGGACAACCGCATGGACGCGCTGACCAAGCGCTACACGCAGCAGTTCACGGCGCTGGACACGATGCTGACCAAGCTCAACAACACCAGCAGCTACCTGACGCAGCAGTTCGACGCCATGTCGAACGCAAACAAGAAGTAA
- the flgK gene encoding flagellar hook-associated protein FlgK — translation MADLLSTGVSGLLASQIGLATVSHNVANVNTDGYSRQVVQFSARPGQSMGQYYIGTGVNTTAVQRAYSQYLNTALWQASGDQSRAAVYQSLTAQLNNQLSGTTNLQSSLDAFYGALNDVSNSPADSAARSTLLARAGALASTFQSLSTQFNQLSTQSQRQLSDTVNQINSDSKSIAQLNEQIRSAYASGKGEPSDLLDQRDALIKKVSSQVGVSVVEQGDHTVSLFVGNGQALVNGVHASELATAQNAYDPTQLEVVAKDTGMVLTGQLGGGALGAILDFRANVLQPAQNQLGRAAVAMAQAFNAQHAQGMDLNGDMGGDFFSVGSPVVQLNSGNTGTATVSASVSDVSQLTAKDYVMRYDGTNWSLQDTAGNNIAMKGTGTAADPFTADGLSIVVGAGAAQGDSFKISPTSQAAGGFKSVITDPNKIAAAAPVVASKASGNTGSGTLDGISVSDPTNPNIKNTVNIVFTSATTYSVDGGPDQTFTAGQPITVNGWTLKLGGTPAANDSFTVKANANARGDNSNALTLTNVANLGVLDGGNTSVGRAYGQLTSQVGSAGSLAKDALSTQNSIYNQALATQQSVSGVNIDEEAASLVRYQQAYQASAQVIQTANQIFNALLSAVQS, via the coding sequence ATGGCTGACCTGCTTTCCACTGGCGTATCGGGCCTGCTCGCCTCGCAGATCGGCCTGGCGACGGTCAGCCATAACGTCGCCAACGTGAATACCGACGGCTACAGCCGCCAGGTGGTGCAGTTCAGCGCGCGCCCCGGCCAGAGCATGGGCCAGTACTACATTGGCACCGGCGTGAACACGACGGCTGTGCAGCGCGCCTACAGCCAGTACCTCAACACTGCGCTGTGGCAGGCCTCGGGGGATCAGAGCCGTGCGGCCGTCTACCAGAGCCTCACGGCCCAGCTGAACAATCAGCTGTCGGGCACCACCAACCTGCAGAGCTCGCTGGATGCGTTCTATGGCGCGCTCAATGACGTGTCCAATTCGCCGGCCGACTCGGCAGCGCGCAGCACCTTGCTCGCCCGCGCCGGCGCCCTGGCCAGCACGTTCCAGTCGCTGTCGACCCAGTTCAACCAGCTCAGTACCCAGTCGCAGCGCCAGCTCAGCGACACCGTCAACCAGATCAACAGCGACAGCAAGTCGATCGCGCAGTTGAACGAGCAGATCCGTTCCGCCTATGCCTCGGGCAAGGGCGAGCCGTCGGATTTGCTGGACCAGCGCGACGCCCTCATCAAAAAGGTATCCAGCCAGGTCGGCGTGTCCGTGGTGGAGCAGGGCGACCACACGGTCAGCCTGTTCGTCGGCAACGGCCAGGCGCTGGTCAACGGCGTCCATGCCTCGGAACTCGCGACGGCGCAGAACGCCTACGATCCGACGCAGCTTGAAGTGGTCGCGAAGGACACCGGCATGGTGCTCACCGGCCAGCTTGGCGGCGGTGCCCTGGGTGCGATCCTCGACTTCCGCGCCAACGTGCTGCAGCCGGCCCAGAACCAGCTTGGTCGTGCCGCCGTTGCCATGGCCCAGGCCTTCAACGCGCAGCATGCGCAGGGCATGGATCTCAATGGCGACATGGGCGGCGACTTCTTCAGCGTCGGCAGCCCGGTGGTGCAGTTGAACTCGGGCAATACCGGCACGGCGACGGTCAGTGCCAGCGTGAGCGACGTCTCGCAGCTCACCGCGAAAGACTATGTGATGCGCTACGACGGCACCAACTGGTCCCTGCAGGACACGGCGGGCAACAACATCGCCATGAAGGGCACCGGCACCGCCGCCGATCCGTTCACGGCGGATGGCCTGAGCATCGTGGTGGGTGCGGGCGCTGCCCAGGGCGACAGCTTCAAGATTTCGCCGACCAGTCAGGCGGCCGGCGGTTTCAAGTCGGTGATCACTGATCCAAACAAGATTGCCGCGGCTGCGCCAGTCGTCGCCTCGAAGGCATCGGGCAACACGGGCTCGGGCACGCTTGACGGCATCAGCGTCAGCGATCCGACGAATCCCAACATCAAGAACACGGTCAACATCGTGTTCACTTCGGCCACAACGTACAGCGTCGACGGTGGCCCGGACCAGACGTTTACGGCCGGTCAGCCGATCACCGTCAACGGCTGGACGCTCAAGCTCGGTGGCACCCCTGCCGCGAACGACAGCTTCACCGTCAAGGCCAACGCCAACGCGCGCGGCGACAACAGCAACGCCCTGACGCTGACCAACGTCGCCAACCTCGGTGTGCTCGACGGTGGCAACACCAGCGTCGGCCGCGCGTACGGTCAGCTCACCAGTCAGGTCGGCAGCGCCGGCTCGCTGGCGAAGGACGCGCTGTCGACCCAGAACAGCATCTACAACCAGGCGCTGGCCACCCAGCAAAGCGTTTCGGGCGTGAACATCGACGAAGAAGCCGCGTCGCTGGTGCGCTACCAGCAGGCGTATCAGGCCTCGGCGCAGGTGATCCAGACCGCCAACCAGATTTTCAACGCGCTGCTGTCGGCAGTGCAGAGCTAA
- a CDS encoding sigma-54 dependent transcriptional regulator, whose amino-acid sequence MQNEVQDIDILVIESDAVRAETVQSALQFLGYRPRQVGRDARDELGQHDWCAIYIGDVASLDDFQQQLDTLGEQALHLPLLVAADSPLASQLPAALPGSRQRHVELLNFPLRFEQLADALRRFTTPRPSMSPGRSPLLRIVGGSPALGHVNALIRQVAPFDSNVLVLGESGTGKEMVARAIHESSQRRDKPFVAINCGAIPAELLESELFGHEKGAFTGAISARKGRFELAEGGTLFLDEIGDMSLPMQVKLLRVLQERVFERVGGTRTQRCDVRIIAATHRNLEQAIAEGRFREDLFYRLSVFPLEMPPLREHLEDLSELIAEFNQRLLRRGLAGVRFSSSAMNALRHYTWPGNVRELCNLVERMAILYPACEVRASDLPDKYRGVPAGEEVTGAALFALMEGRLPQVNANAGAESAIILPEGGLDLKDHLSDIEVGLIRQALDATGGVVAHAAKLLRMQRTTLVEKLRKYGLQTGLQVP is encoded by the coding sequence GTGCAAAACGAAGTACAAGACATCGATATTCTGGTGATTGAATCGGATGCAGTCCGGGCGGAAACGGTCCAGTCGGCGCTTCAGTTCCTGGGTTACCGGCCGCGACAGGTCGGGCGAGACGCTCGGGATGAGCTGGGCCAGCACGACTGGTGCGCCATCTATATCGGCGACGTTGCCAGCCTGGATGATTTCCAGCAGCAGCTGGACACCCTGGGGGAACAGGCCCTGCACTTGCCTTTGCTGGTCGCGGCAGACTCGCCGCTGGCCTCGCAGTTGCCGGCGGCCTTGCCGGGTTCGCGCCAGCGCCACGTGGAACTGCTGAATTTCCCGCTCCGCTTCGAGCAACTGGCCGATGCCCTGCGTCGCTTCACGACGCCGCGCCCGAGCATGTCGCCGGGTCGTTCGCCCCTGTTGCGCATCGTGGGCGGTTCGCCGGCACTGGGTCACGTGAATGCCTTGATCCGCCAGGTCGCGCCGTTCGATTCCAATGTCCTGGTGCTGGGCGAGTCGGGTACCGGCAAGGAAATGGTGGCCCGCGCGATCCATGAAAGCTCGCAACGCCGCGACAAGCCGTTCGTGGCGATCAATTGCGGCGCCATTCCGGCGGAGCTGCTCGAAAGCGAGCTGTTCGGTCACGAAAAGGGTGCCTTCACCGGTGCGATCAGTGCCCGCAAGGGTCGCTTCGAGCTGGCCGAAGGCGGCACGCTGTTCCTCGACGAGATCGGCGACATGAGCCTGCCCATGCAGGTGAAGCTGCTGCGCGTCCTGCAGGAGCGGGTGTTCGAGCGCGTGGGTGGCACCCGCACCCAGCGCTGCGACGTTCGCATCATTGCCGCCACGCACCGCAATCTGGAGCAGGCCATCGCCGAGGGGCGCTTCCGCGAAGACCTGTTCTATCGCCTGAGCGTGTTCCCCCTGGAGATGCCGCCGCTGCGCGAGCACCTCGAAGATCTTTCCGAGCTCATCGCCGAATTCAATCAGCGCTTGCTGCGTCGTGGTCTGGCCGGCGTGCGCTTCAGCTCCAGCGCGATGAATGCGCTGCGCCACTACACCTGGCCGGGCAACGTGCGCGAGCTGTGCAACCTGGTTGAGCGCATGGCGATCCTGTATCCCGCCTGCGAAGTGCGCGCAAGCGATCTGCCCGACAAGTACCGTGGCGTCCCCGCCGGTGAAGAAGTGACTGGCGCCGCCTTGTTCGCGCTGATGGAAGGCCGGCTGCCCCAGGTCAACGCCAATGCCGGCGCCGAGTCCGCGATCATCCTCCCCGAGGGTGGCCTGGATCTGAAGGATCACCTCTCCGACATCGAGGTCGGGCTGATCCGTCAGGCGCTGGATGCCACGGGTGGCGTGGTGGCGCATGCGGCGAAGTTGTTGCGCATGCAGCGCACGACGCTTGTCGAGAAGCTGAGGAAATACGGCTTGCAGACGGGGCTTCAGGTGCCCTGA
- the fliE gene encoding flagellar hook-basal body complex protein FliE, with protein MTQIDVNSLLSQMRQISAQVRMPEVSVESAKAAQGADFGALLKQSIATVGQNQQEAGRMAASFERGDAGADLGRTMISIQKADLSLRTMTEVRNKLVDAYKDIMNMPV; from the coding sequence ATGACCCAGATCGACGTCAATAGCTTGCTCTCGCAGATGCGTCAGATTTCCGCCCAGGTGCGGATGCCTGAGGTGTCGGTGGAAAGTGCGAAGGCGGCGCAGGGTGCGGACTTCGGCGCGTTGCTCAAGCAGTCGATCGCCACGGTGGGGCAGAACCAGCAGGAAGCCGGTCGCATGGCGGCGAGTTTCGAGCGCGGCGACGCCGGCGCCGATCTCGGACGCACGATGATTTCGATCCAGAAAGCCGACCTCTCGCTGCGCACGATGACCGAGGTGCGCAACAAGCTGGTCGATGCGTACAAAGACATCATGAACATGCCGGTCTAA